A stretch of Plasmodium chabaudi chabaudi strain AS genome assembly, chromosome: 14 DNA encodes these proteins:
- a CDS encoding ATP-dependent Clp protease adapter protein ClpS, putative: MTKYLNILFFALLYIYFFKRTYTYNKQNFNNHLNFINSQKFKIISNHRYIYNSPLKSKNKKNVTYATGDANLENIKKLRNVVKDIKKENKREYEDEEKLKREKEAYAWKVILYNDDIHNFTYVTDVIVKVIGYISKAKAHTITVEAHSTGQALILSTWKAKAEMYCEELQKNGLTVSIIHESQLKGDNNMES, translated from the exons ATGactaaatatttaaacatccttttttttgcattattatatatatactttttcaagagaacatatacatataacaaacaaaatttcaataatcatttgaattttattaattcacaaaaatttaaaataattagtaaccatagatatatatataatagccCATTAAAG TccaagaataaaaaaaatgttacaTATGCAACTGGGGATGCAAATCTCgaaaacattaaaaaactcag aAATGTGGTAAAGGACATCAAAAAAGAGAATAAAAGAGAGTATGAAGATGAAGAGAAACTAAAGAGAGAGAAAGAAGCATATGCATGGAAGGTTATCCtatataatgatgataTTCACAA TTTCACATATGTAACCGATGTAATTGTAAAGGTAATTGGATATATAAGTAAAGCCAAGGCCCATACAATCACTGTTGAAGCTCATAGCACAGGTCAGGCTCTCATTCTATCCACATGGAAAGCGAAAGCAGAAATGTACTGTGAAG AACTTCAGAAAAATGGATTAACTGTTTCGATTATTCATGAAAGTCAATTAAAAGGGGATAATAACATGGAATCATAG
- a CDS encoding TBC domain protein, putative, with product MEYKLEFLSYLLILKKKNEKIAKYDNLIKICINIFEKSVIDGNDLIYLFEKNILDINPSIRSMCWKLALNHLSLNTKTWNQELIEKRKLYEYYIKYFVTDPQKNKNKNKNFNTNKSIEKVDTVCNDDNESNDDFLDSELFSQINKDTFRTRPELSFFSLNPQHTINNNINILNSLINIEDYEDENEEVPLLVNISNDGVDKPVCGDNNITLESKDKIYTDASKENLQNINYCLENKENNNLGNINDYSTENEKKNNMKEIKEQNSNGYPNVCDIVNPKKHYDRLCRILYIYAKLHPYVKYVQGMNEILAPLYYTIFNDPLCNCLLQGEADIFFCFIELMHRQKDVFCEGLDNTDNGINGKLKKFSLLLKFKEYELWEKLYTLKIETQYYAFKWILLLLTQEFDIADTIVLYDQFIINNNEHFILYICLVICMKLKNTLLCGNFTVNLKLLQNIPPFDPYDLICEAKKIMKNDYKNKQFITDIYDSYICEKKKTKPLDSIESSNTYEYKTTI from the coding sequence ATGGAATATAAGTTAGAGTTTTTGAGTTATTTgcttattttaaaaaaaaaaaatgaaaaaatagctaAATACGATAAtctaattaaaatatgtattaatatattcgaAAAAAGTGTAATAGATGGAAAtgatttgatatatttatttgaaaaaaatattttagatATCAATCCTTCTATTCGTTCTATGTGCTGGAAATTAGCATTAAATCATCTTAgtttaaatacaaaaacatGGAATCAAGAGCttattgaaaaaagaaaattgtatgaatattatataaagtaTTTTGTTACCGACCcgcaaaaaaataaaaataaaaataaaaattttaatactaATAAAAGCATAGAAAAAGTAGACACCGTTTGTAATGATGATAACGAATCTAATGATGACTTTTTGGATTCTGAATTGTTTAGtcaaattaataaagatACATTTAGAACTAGGCCCGAATTATCGTTTTTCAGCTTAAATCCACAGCAtacaattaataataatatcaatATTCTCAATAGCTTAATTAACATTGAAGACTATGAGGATGAAAACGAAGAAGTACCATTATTAGTAAACATATCAAATGATGGTGTAGATAAACCTGTGTGTggtgataataatataacgTTAGAGTCAAaggataaaatatataccgACGCATCTAAAGAAAATCTCCAAAATATCAATTACTGTTTAGAAAACAAAGAAAACAACAATTTGGGCAATATAAACGATTATAGCACTGaaaatgagaaaaaaaataatatgaaggaaataaaagaacAAAATTCAAATGGATATCCCAATGTTTGTGATATTGTTAATCCTAAAAAGCACTATGATCGATTATGCaggatattatatatatatgctaaGCTTCACCCTTATGTTAAATATGTTCAAGGCATGAATGAAATATTAGCGcctttatattatacaatatttaatGATCCTTTATGTAATTGCTTATTACAAGGTGAAGccgatatatttttctgcTTTATTGAATTAATGCATAGACAAAAAGATGTTTTCTGTGAAGGGCTAGATAATACAGACAATGGGATAAATggaaaactaaaaaaattttctcttttattaaaatttaaagaatatgaattatgggaaaaattatatacactTAAAATAGAAACACAATATTATGCTTTCAAATGGatactattattacttACTCAAGAATTTGATATAGCAGATACTATTGTATTATATGatcaatttattataaataataatgaacattttattttatatatatgtttagtTATTTgtatgaaattaaaaaatacattattatGTGGTAATTTTACTGTTAACTTAAAGCTACTGCAAAATATACCACCTTTTGATCCGTATGATTTAATTTGTGaagctaaaaaaattatgaaaaatgattataaaaataaacaatttattaCGGATATTTATGACAGCTATATTtgtgaaaagaaaaaaacgaaacCTTTAGATTCTATAGAAAGTAGTAATACATATGAATACAAAACaactatttaa
- a CDS encoding microsomal signal peptidase, putative, with product MNRFYHYTRNIYSSKCFKNDSFFYSKINLKFVSYNAKNGTHKYSAKINNAYAFRKNVNLKKINNFPKGIINMPYSCYRTYLLKKYGLTKRPEGYNTNITKNRIERYFNFAEIYHSLNFIKNVILSLLFIYGINNYVFDMTLTSGSSMYPLINKDGVILFYICDCSLRFFNELRNVAIYNYMNILYKIYNIIHGNFDNINFVKVKNTIANKIENLKNKIKSNQNVYKRGDVVLLISPVNSNKRVCKRIIGIENDKLYVNDFNSFVEVPKNHIWIEGDNKQDSFDSRNYGCVNINLVIGKIFFLLDPFRSFSFITNKGNCGIEPDRFVHMSN from the coding sequence atgaatagattttatcattatacgagaaatatatactcgtcaaaatgttttaaaaatgatagtTTTTTCTATAGTAAGATTAATCTGAAATTCGTTAGTtataatgcaaaaaatgGGACGCATAAATACTCAgctaaaattaataatgcatatgcattccggaaaaatgtgaatttaaaaaaaataaacaatttcCCCAAAggtattattaatatgccATATTCATGTTATagaacatatttattaaagaaatatgGATTAACAAAAAGACCAGAAGgatataatacaaatataactAAAAATAGAATTGAGAGATATTTTAACTTTGCTGAAATTTATCattcattaaattttataaaaaatgtaatattaaGTTTGCTGTTTATTTATGggataaataattatgtttttgACATGACGCTTACTAGTGGTTCTAGTATGTATccattaataaataaagacggggtaattttattttatatttgtgaTTGTTCTTTACGATTTTTTAACGAACTGCGGAATGTggcaatatataattatatgaatatattatataaaatttataatattattcatggaaattttgataacataaattttgtaaaagttaaaaatacaatagcaaacaaaattgagaatttaaaaaataagatcAAATCAAATCAAAATGTCTATAAAAGAGGTGATgttgtattattaatatcaccagttaatagtaataaaagAGTGTGTAAGAGAATTATTGGAATAGAGaatgataaattatatgtaaatgattttaattcatttgtTGAAGTTCcaaaaaatcatatatgGATAGAGGGAGATAATAAACAGGATTCTTTTGATAGTAGAAATTATGGgtgtgtaaatataaatttggtgattggaaaaatattttttttactagaCCCATTTAGaagtttttcttttattaccAACAAAGGGAATTGTGGAATTGAACCAGATCGATTTGTGCACATGTCTAATTAG
- a CDS encoding SNARE protein, putative: MEKKHRKHAYSKRDKITEIEKKCEESLNEILRSANEVSEISKKAELELEQQTEQIKHINKETDNIQERLKQSQYHLEGIKYWWKNINSFLGFQTTDENENIKIDSPINNHIEKKNNNHYKNNHGKTLNRTYADLLDGKNMAQRKGTFDDKYERDLNMLSSMLDELHTRALVMGNTINEQNKMLNNVNEKMENNIEKIQDQQKLMKEIMKR, encoded by the exons ATGGAAAAGAAACATAGGAAGCACGCCTATTCTAAAAGAGAt aaaataaccGAAATAGAGAAGAAATGTGAAGAAAGTTTGAATGAAATACTTAGGTCGGCAAATGAAGTTAGCGAAATTTCTAAAAAAGCAGAGCTAGAATTGGAACAACAAACGG aacaaataaaacatataaataaagaaacagATAACATTCAAGAAAGACTAAAACAAAGTCAATATCATTTAGAAGGAATAAAGTATTGgtggaaaaatataaattcgTTCCTAGGATTTCAAACTActgatgaaaatgaaaatatcaaaatagATAGTCCAATAAATAATCacatcgaaaaaaaaaataataatcattataaaaataatcatgGGAAAACTCTTAATCGAACATATGCAGATCTATTGGATGGAAAAAACATGGCACAAa gAAAAGGAACATTTgatgataaatatgaacgtgatttaaatatgttgtCTTCTATG tTGGATGAACTTCACACTAGAGCATTAGTTATGGGGAATACAATAAATgagcaaaataaaatg ctaaataatgtaaatgaaaaaatggaaaataacATCGAGAAAATTCAGGATCAGCAAAAATTGATGAAagaaataatgaaaagatAA
- a CDS encoding ras-related protein Rab-11A, putative: MSMKEDYYDYLFKIVLIGDSGVGKSNLLSRFTRDEFNLESKSTIGVEFATKSIQLKNDKIIKAQIWDTAGQERYRAITSAYYRGAVGALLVYDITKKNTFENIEKWLKELRDNADSNIVILLVGNKSDLKHLRVINDNDATQFAKKEKLAFIETSALEATNVELAFHQLLNEIYNVRQKKQATKSEDNVNIQPRGKKINVDDDNDENEKKPKTKCC, encoded by the exons atgtcAATGAAAGAGGATTATTACGATTACCTTTTTAAAA ttGTCCTAATTGGAGATTCGGGAGTAGGAAAATCAAACCTGCTTTCCAG ATTTACAAGGGATGAATTTAATTTAGAAAGTAAAAGTACGATAGGCGTAGAATTCGCTACAAAAAGTattcaattaaaaaatgataaaattataaaagcaCAAATATGGGATACAGCAGGCCAAGAAAGATATAGAGCCATTACCTCGGCATATTATCGAGGGGCAGTAGGGGCTTTGCTAGTTTATGAtataacgaaaaaaaatacttttgaaaatattgaaaaatggTTAAAAGAATTAAGAGATAATGCCGATTCAAAcattgttattttattggTTGGTAATAAAAGCGATTTAAAGCATTTACGtgtaataaatgataatgatgCAACTCAGTttgcaaaaaaagaaaaattagcTTTTATTGAAACCTCAGCTCTTGAAGCTACTAATGTGGAATTAGCATTTCACCAGTTATTAAACG aaaTCTATAATGTcagacaaaaaaaacaagcCACCAAAAGTGAAGATAATGTAAACATCCAGCCACgaggaaaaaaaatcaat gTGGACGAtgataatgatgaaaatgaaaaaaaacccAAAACAAAATGCTGTTGa